The following coding sequences are from one Geothrix sp. window:
- a CDS encoding DNA-directed RNA polymerase subunit omega, protein MTQRTIVRVPEEIANKYRFVVIAGKRCEQLQRGAFPKVEVVVPVNKHGQAQDAPKLASFWGQVAVAEVEENRIAFEEAEILTIEDTTVVPISGE, encoded by the coding sequence ATGACCCAGCGCACCATTGTTCGTGTCCCGGAAGAAATCGCCAACAAGTACCGCTTCGTCGTCATCGCGGGCAAGCGCTGCGAGCAGCTCCAGCGCGGCGCCTTCCCCAAGGTCGAGGTTGTCGTGCCCGTCAACAAGCACGGCCAGGCCCAGGATGCCCCCAAGCTCGCCTCCTTCTGGGGCCAGGTGGCGGTGGCCGAGGTCGAGGAGAACCGCATCGCCTTCGAGGAGGCCGAAATCCTCACCATCGAAGACACCACGGTGGTTCCCATCTCAGGCGAATGA